In the genome of Flavivirga spongiicola, one region contains:
- a CDS encoding sulfatase family protein has product MKYIKIILFFCLIIVSSCKSKEQKNEDINIEDKKPNIIVIYADDLGYGDVSSYGATELITPNFDRIANEGLRFTNGYASSPTCTPSRYAMLSGTYPFRSTRAKVLAGNAPLLFELGKQTLPSMLHNAGYFTGVIGKWHLGLGGEDMDWNKKITPGPLEIGFDYSYVMASTNDRVPSVYVKNHNIVGLDLNDPIEVNYRSNFDGEPTGKEHPELLKIHPSHGHNQSIHNGISRIGYQRGGKSALFIDENMSDDFLKESIKFVNTHKDEPFFLFYSLHQPHVPRVPHPRFSGKSGLGARGDVILEADWAVGQFLDELDKLGLAENTIVIFSSDNGPVLDDGYHDEAVTKIGNHTPKGGLRGGKYSLFDAGTHVPFMVRWPAKITPGTSDALVCQIDLIASFSALTKQVNTTPDSENILDALIGKSNVGRESLVLGQSNITSYRKGDYVLIPPHKGSAVYKWVDIETGRDTLMQLYNLKEDKSQQHNLASQYPEIVEKMTQEIESIRNKK; this is encoded by the coding sequence ATGAAATACATCAAAATTATCTTGTTTTTTTGCCTAATCATAGTAAGCTCTTGCAAGTCTAAGGAGCAAAAAAATGAAGACATAAACATTGAAGATAAAAAGCCAAATATTATAGTTATTTATGCTGATGATCTGGGCTATGGAGATGTAAGTAGTTATGGTGCTACAGAACTAATCACACCCAATTTTGATCGTATTGCCAACGAAGGGCTTCGTTTTACAAATGGTTATGCAAGCTCTCCAACTTGTACACCAAGTAGATATGCTATGCTTTCTGGAACGTATCCTTTTAGAAGTACTCGAGCTAAAGTTTTAGCAGGTAATGCGCCGTTACTTTTCGAATTAGGAAAACAAACTTTACCGTCTATGCTACATAACGCAGGATACTTTACTGGAGTTATTGGAAAATGGCATTTGGGGCTTGGAGGCGAAGATATGGATTGGAATAAAAAAATTACTCCTGGGCCTCTGGAAATAGGGTTTGACTATTCGTATGTCATGGCATCTACCAATGATAGGGTTCCCTCTGTATATGTAAAGAATCATAATATTGTAGGTTTAGATCTTAATGATCCCATAGAAGTAAATTATCGTTCTAATTTTGATGGAGAACCAACTGGGAAAGAACATCCGGAACTTCTTAAAATACATCCTAGCCATGGGCACAATCAAAGTATTCACAATGGCATATCAAGAATTGGATACCAACGTGGTGGAAAATCAGCATTATTTATTGATGAAAATATGAGTGATGATTTCTTAAAAGAATCTATAAAGTTTGTGAATACACATAAGGATGAACCTTTCTTTTTATTTTATAGTTTACATCAACCTCATGTACCAAGAGTTCCACATCCGCGTTTTTCTGGAAAATCTGGTTTGGGAGCCCGCGGAGATGTTATTTTAGAAGCGGATTGGGCTGTAGGCCAATTTTTAGATGAATTAGATAAACTAGGTTTGGCCGAAAATACCATAGTCATATTTTCAAGTGATAATGGTCCTGTATTGGATGATGGCTATCACGATGAAGCAGTCACTAAAATAGGAAATCACACACCAAAAGGAGGTCTTAGGGGTGGAAAATATAGTTTGTTTGATGCTGGTACTCATGTACCATTTATGGTAAGATGGCCTGCTAAAATAACACCTGGTACTTCTGATGCACTGGTATGCCAAATTGATTTAATAGCTTCTTTTTCTGCATTAACAAAACAAGTAAATACGACGCCAGATAGTGAAAACATTTTAGATGCCTTAATTGGAAAATCGAATGTTGGTAGAGAAAGTTTGGTTTTAGGTCAAAGTAACATAACCTCGTATCGCAAAGGAGATTATGTACTTATTCCTCCTCATAAAGGTAGCGCTGTATATAAATGGGTAGATATTGAAACTGGACGTGATACACTAATGCAGCTATACAATCTAAAAGAAGATAAAAGCCAGCAACATAATTTGGCCAGTCAATATCCTGAAATAGTTGAAAAAATGACACAAGAAATAGAATCTATAAGAAATAAAAAATGA
- a CDS encoding tyrosine-type recombinase/integrase, producing the protein MKKTTILLPLFKQFIRDSETGKRLKKNGEKITKNTIDNYRYVHNNLTKFCVETDFDFRICNVYKLNTREFISEKNYWKKFYKKYTEFLYKKGCHDNYVGANIKIIRAFFNYLKDDKNIPTGDFQKLFYIRKEEVEILVLSPEQLKFLIHDKDFDQSLTPAIKRTKDMFVFGCTTGLRISDINRLTNKNFEKQNDDWYLKIKSQKTKTYSFIKLPNYAATIYKRYKPKSSKTPIFKNISLFIFNRNLKLIGEKAGYIQPIHMTRERLGKAKNVTINGKQKQIRFCDKMSSHMMRRTAITTLLILGMPEHLVRKISGHSHASSSFNRYVHYAQAYIDKEIDKIHSKLDSY; encoded by the coding sequence ATGAAAAAAACCACGATACTCTTACCCTTATTTAAACAATTTATCCGTGATAGTGAAACAGGAAAACGTCTTAAAAAAAATGGCGAAAAAATAACAAAGAACACCATAGATAATTACAGGTATGTACATAATAATTTAACTAAATTCTGTGTAGAAACCGATTTTGATTTTCGCATATGCAATGTCTATAAACTAAATACACGAGAGTTTATTTCAGAAAAGAACTACTGGAAAAAGTTCTATAAAAAATATACCGAATTTTTATACAAAAAAGGCTGTCATGATAATTATGTAGGCGCCAATATAAAAATTATACGTGCTTTTTTTAATTATTTAAAAGATGATAAAAATATCCCAACTGGTGACTTTCAAAAGCTATTTTATATTCGTAAAGAAGAAGTAGAAATTTTAGTACTCTCTCCTGAGCAACTAAAATTTTTAATACATGATAAAGATTTTGATCAGTCGCTTACTCCTGCTATAAAACGTACCAAAGATATGTTTGTTTTTGGCTGTACTACTGGTTTACGTATTTCTGATATTAATAGACTCACCAATAAAAATTTTGAAAAACAAAATGATGATTGGTACTTAAAAATAAAGTCACAAAAAACAAAAACCTATAGCTTTATAAAACTACCTAATTACGCAGCAACTATTTACAAACGTTATAAACCCAAATCATCAAAAACACCGATATTTAAAAATATTAGCCTTTTTATTTTTAATAGAAATTTAAAATTAATAGGAGAAAAAGCAGGTTATATACAACCCATACATATGACAAGGGAGCGCTTGGGAAAAGCCAAAAATGTCACTATTAATGGTAAACAAAAACAGATACGTTTTTGTGATAAAATGAGTTCACATATGATGCGAAGAACTGCGATTACTACATTACTCATACTAGGAATGCCAGAGCATTTAGTGCGTAAAATAAGTGGGCATAGTCATGCAAGTAGCTCTTTTAATCGTTATGTGCATTATGCTCAAGCCTATATAGATAAGGAGATTGATAAAATACATAGTAAACTGGATAGCTATTAA
- a CDS encoding helix-turn-helix domain-containing protein, translating into MLLRKKKKLSQSALGKIIGTSGDVIGRYERGDITPSIDVVSKIADALEVSVDYLIGKTNLLLDKDAIDRLVKISELNDENKSFILNMIDMALRDFKTKKAYAS; encoded by the coding sequence ATGTTACTTCGCAAAAAGAAAAAGCTTTCGCAGTCTGCGCTTGGTAAAATAATTGGTACTTCTGGAGATGTGATTGGAAGATATGAACGTGGGGATATTACACCTTCTATTGATGTGGTTTCTAAAATTGCGGATGCTCTGGAAGTATCTGTCGATTATTTGATTGGTAAAACTAATCTACTTCTTGATAAGGATGCTATTGATAGGCTGGTAAAGATTTCTGAACTTAATGACGAGAACAAGTCCTTTATCTTAAATATGATTGATATGGCGCTACGGGATTTTAAAACTAAAAAAGCGTACGCCTCTTAA
- a CDS encoding toxin-antitoxin system YwqK family antitoxin, which produces MKRIIGIIICSTLCFAFSADVQRKVIRDNGFDIECYVALEKQTNFNKNKTYYWFKSGQIHQSMSTSGGLVLHKEYSKYYKSKQLAEQGTFSFGLKIGDWKTWHTNGKLKTHGAWVNGYKNGRFKAYDSLGNLMVKGDYKNNLKAGYWIDFTKKDTTYHKNNFEFKERPKNLVERILRKRDSLEKIQIKVDRLTKRKNDSINRVKLKLKRLNKKRSDSIKRRQAKLKRLEQKKMDSINKSKGKPSSKKNFFNKLFKAKNK; this is translated from the coding sequence ATGAAAAGAATAATAGGCATTATAATATGTTCTACGTTGTGTTTTGCTTTTTCTGCCGATGTGCAGAGAAAAGTAATTAGAGATAACGGTTTTGATATAGAATGCTATGTAGCATTGGAAAAACAAACCAATTTTAATAAAAATAAAACATACTATTGGTTTAAATCTGGCCAAATACATCAATCGATGTCAACTTCAGGTGGACTTGTGTTGCATAAGGAGTATTCTAAATACTATAAATCTAAACAGTTGGCAGAACAAGGTACTTTTAGTTTTGGTTTAAAGATTGGAGACTGGAAAACATGGCATACAAATGGAAAATTAAAGACTCATGGAGCTTGGGTAAACGGATATAAAAATGGCCGCTTTAAAGCTTATGATTCGCTTGGGAATTTAATGGTTAAAGGTGATTATAAAAATAACCTAAAAGCAGGTTATTGGATTGATTTTACAAAAAAAGACACCACTTATCATAAAAACAATTTTGAATTTAAAGAAAGACCTAAAAACCTTGTAGAACGCATACTTAGAAAACGAGATTCTCTGGAAAAAATTCAAATTAAAGTAGACAGACTAACAAAAAGAAAGAATGACTCTATAAATAGAGTGAAATTAAAATTAAAAAGGTTAAACAAAAAACGAAGCGACTCTATTAAAAGAAGGCAAGCCAAATTAAAGAGACTAGAGCAAAAGAAAATGGATTCTATAAATAAGAGTAAGGGCAAGCCGTCTTCTAAAAAGAACTTTTTTAATAAGTTATTTAAAGCAAAGAACAAATAA
- a CDS encoding type II toxin-antitoxin system RatA family toxin translates to MSFLQITLLCNAIFSFATGISLILFFNTIATWFGKQTPTVFWIIGLGLLYFSYSIGIEIRNPKPHAVFYIIVQDFIWVLASLAIVIIKPFNISVIGYQIITIVMFLVLFFGIGQTIGLAQVDTLNNKGLKHLTYERIINATKENTWKVISDVSNYHKVAPNIDSVTIISGEDKGMIRSCSHKTNSWTEVAILWEAGEQYTFQVNTDAEDYPYPLKSLKGTWKVQAVSEHETKIIMQFDFIYKQKIYNVLIHPFMKKKFNKICDELLDNWENILEVK, encoded by the coding sequence ATGAGCTTTTTACAAATTACATTGCTATGTAACGCTATTTTTTCATTCGCAACAGGCATTTCTCTTATTTTATTCTTTAATACCATTGCTACCTGGTTTGGTAAGCAAACCCCAACCGTTTTTTGGATCATCGGATTAGGTCTTCTCTATTTTTCGTATTCTATAGGCATTGAAATAAGAAATCCAAAACCTCATGCCGTATTTTATATTATTGTTCAGGATTTCATATGGGTATTAGCTAGTTTGGCCATTGTAATTATAAAACCATTCAATATTTCAGTTATTGGTTATCAGATAATAACCATTGTCATGTTTCTTGTTCTCTTTTTTGGTATTGGGCAAACTATTGGGCTTGCTCAGGTTGACACTTTAAATAACAAAGGTCTAAAGCACTTAACATATGAAAGAATAATAAATGCCACAAAAGAAAATACCTGGAAGGTTATTTCAGATGTTTCAAACTATCATAAGGTTGCTCCTAATATTGATAGTGTAACGATTATATCTGGTGAAGACAAAGGCATGATTAGAAGTTGTTCACATAAAACGAATAGCTGGACAGAAGTAGCCATTCTATGGGAAGCAGGTGAACAATATACATTTCAGGTTAATACGGATGCTGAAGATTATCCTTATCCTTTAAAATCTCTAAAAGGTACATGGAAAGTTCAAGCCGTATCTGAACATGAAACCAAAATTATTATGCAATTTGATTTCATATATAAACAGAAAATTTACAATGTTTTAATCCATCCTTTTATGAAAAAAAAGTTTAATAAAATCTGTGATGAATTACTTGACAATTGGGAAAACATCTTAGAGGTTAAATAA